The Methanococcoides sp. AM1 DNA window CTGCTGGTAGCTTTTGCAAAGATAATCTATGGTACGATCACAAACACGCTCAGCATGAAATCCGATGGCTACCATTCCCTTTTTGACGGGATATCGAACATCGTCGGTATCGTTGCTATCTTTGTCGCAGCAAAACCTCCTGACCGGACACATCCTTATGGACACCAGAAGTTCGAGACCCTTGCATCCATCGTCATTGCAGTGCTGATAATCTTCGTCGGGTTCGAGATAATCCATAATTCTATAACAAGGTTCACATCAGACATACAGCCCAGCGTTACCGGTCTGAGCTTTATTGTCATGATAAGCACAATGGCTGTTAACCTGATGGTAACCGAATATGAAAGAAGAAAGGGTGAAAAGCTTAACAGCGATATCCTGCTGGCCGATTCCATCCATACCAGAAGTGACATATTCGTTTCACTTTCAGTACTCGTGGCACTTGTAGCAATCGAAGCAGGATATCCAATAGTCGATCCTTTAATATCACTGATAATAGCAGCCGTAATTGTCAGGGCAGGTATCAAAATAATAATGGCAAGTTCCAATACATTATGTGATGCCGCCCAGCTTGAAGAAGAAGTTATCTGTTCACTTGCCTCTGAGATAGACGGAGTTCGTGACTGCCACAAGATCAGGACCAGAGGGTGTAAAGGCGACATACATATCGACCTTCACATCATGGTAGTACCTGAACTGACCGTGTCCGAAGCTCATGTGATCTCACATCAGGTCATGGACTACCTTAAAGAGAAACTGGAAGGTGTGACCGAAGTATTGGTTCACATCGATCCATTTACGGAAAAAAAATAAAATAATATTAAATGGAATTGATCAACATGCCCGGAAATACCTTTGGACACTCATTCAGGATCACAACCTGGGGAGAATCACATGGAAAAGCATTGGGAGTCGTGGTCGACGGAGTCCCGGCAGGACTTCCTCTTGAGCCGCAGATGATCCAGAAAGAACTGGACAGGAGACGCCCCGGACAGAGTCAGGTTTCCACACCTCGCTCCGAAGCAGACAGCGTTGAGATACTTTCAGGTATTTTCGAAGGCAAAACAACCGGCACACCAATTTCCATGATGGTGTGGAACAAGGATGCAAGATCAAGTTCTTACGATAATATCAAAGACCTTGCAAGACCAGGACATGCCGATTATCCATACATGAAAAAGTACGGCATCCGCGACTACCGTGGTGGCGGCCGTTCATCAGCCCGTGAGACCATTGGCAGGGTAGCCGCCGGAGCTATCGCAAAAGAGATACTTGCAAAATTCGGGATAGAGGTCATTGCCCACGTAATAGCACTTGGCACAGTATGTGCAAGACCAATGCCCCTTGATGCTATCAGGGACAATCTGGAAAAGACACCTGTAAGGTGTGCAGATATTGAAGCTGCAGAAAAGATGCTCAAAGAGGTCGAAGCAGCAAGAGAAGAGCATGACAGCATCGGAGGAGTCGTTGAGATAATCGCAACCGGCGTTCCGGCGGGTATCGGAGAACCTGTCTTTGACAAACTGGATGCCGATATCGCAAAGGCCATGATGAGCATCGGTGCGGTCAAAGCTGTGGAGATCGGTGCAGGTTATGAGGCTTCACAGATGAAAGGAAGCCAGATGAACGATCCTTTTGTCATGGAAGATGCAATGGTAGAAACTAAGACCAACAATGCAGGCGGAATACTCGGGGGATTGTCCACAGGAATGCCAATTGTCTGCCGCACTACGGTCAAGCCAACACCATCCATTTCATAGCCACAGAAAACTGTGGACATGAAAGAGATGAAGGATGCTGAGATCAATATCCAGGGGCGTCACGACCCGACGATCCCACCAAGAATGGTACCGGTAGCAGAAGCCATGATGGCACTGGTTATTGTTGACCACATGATCAGAAGTGGTCATATTCATCCTAATTCGATGTTGAAGTGATAAGAATCGAAATTAAACAAAAAAAGACTGCTATCGATTATTCAGAGATAGAAGGACAAACGATCAATAGACCATAAGTTGACCAATCAAACAAACCCGCGGTTGGTCCTAATTCATAAACAACTAAAAAAGAAGAAATTATGCCACCGACCTCGGCGGCATTACTCATTTTTATATAAATTCGATCTGACCTTAAATGGTCAGTTTTTCCATTCTTCCAACAGCTTCTTCGAGGCGGTCAACGGACTGTGTAAGAGCAAATCTCACATAACCTTCTCCGTATTCACCAAAGCCGACACCAGGTGTTGCTACAATTCCTGCTTCCTCAAGCAAAAGCTTGGAGAATCCGATAGAGTCATATCCATCAGGTACTGGTACCCACATGTAGAATGTTGCCTTTGGTGCTTTTGCATCAAGACCAATGCCCCTTAAGCCTTTAAGAAGTACGTCTCGCCTCTCCTCATACATAGTGTTCATATCTGCAACACACTGCTGTGAGCTTGACAGAGCTGTGATACCTGCCCTCTGGATAGCATCGAATGCACCGGAATCGATGTTGGACTTAGCCTTTCCAAATCCTGTGATGAGATCCTTATTGCCAACAGCGAATGCAAGTCTCCAGCCGGTCATGTTGTAGGTCTTGGACATGGAGTAAAGTTCCATTCCAACATCCATTGCACCATCTACGCTAAGGAAACTTGGTGCCTTGTAATCATCATAGACCATCTCAGAGTAAGCATTGTCATGAACCACAACAACGTCGTTCTCTTTAGCAAATTCAACGACCTCTTCAAAGAACTTGACATCAGCAGTTGCAGATGTTGGGTTGTTTGGATAGTTCAGGAACATTAGCTTAGCCTTTGCAAGCTTATCTGCAGGGATAGCTTCAAGGTCAGGAAGGAAGCCATTCTCCTCAAGAAGAGGCATGATGTGTGGTTCCCCACCGGCAAACTGTGTTCCGATCTTGTAAACAGGATATGCAGGATCCGGGATCAATGCCACATCACCTGGATTGATGAATGCAAGAGGAATGTGTGCAACACCTTCCTTTGATCCGATAAGTGTAAGGGTCTCTGTTGCAGCATCAAGCTCAAGACCGCGGGATTCCTTGCACCAGTCTGCTACTGATTCCCTGAACTCCATCATACCGGTGTAAGATGGATACCTGTGGGTACCAGGGTCCCTGACCGCTTCACACATTGCATCAACGATGTGAGAAGGGGTTGGCTGGTCCGGGTCACCCACACCGAGGTCGATAACATCGACACCTTTTGCCCTCTGGGCTGCCTTTGCTTCATCGATAGTTGCAAATAAATAAGGGGGTAATGCATTGATTCTGTCTGCGTACATATGTTCACCTTGGTTTTAAATTAAAATATTCACTTAGGTAATGTAGCGCTTCTATTGCTACAAACCTATTTAAAAATCATGGGTGACCGGAAAACAGGTCACCTTCATTTCTCATCCTTTTCCACTGTATGCAATTCATCACCTTTGTCACGCGAAAGGTCCTCATTCATGAATTCAGCTGACTCGGGAAGGGACAGTTCGAACCCTGCGGTCTGATCTATATAGATAGTACCATTCAGAATGACATAATCAAGCACATGGCCACCTTTTTCTCTGCCAGCATCAATGAAATGGAAATGATAACCAGGTACATTTATGCCTTCAACATAGTAAGGCAGCCAGAAACCTACAATACTACCCTCAACATCCTCAAGCTCGAACACAACTTGTTCGTCAGCGATCACATCGATCAGCAAAGGATATGGCTCTTCCTGGGCAGGAACACTACGCACTTTCATATGCTCAAACGTGCCGTCAATTCGGATGGCGTACATCAGGTTTTTTGATGGAAGCATTTCCCCTATCAATGAACCAACTTCAGAGGAGTTCAATGATTCATCCAGTATAATGGACTCATCCGTCTCAAAATAAGTTACAGCGGCAAAGGGCGTAGTGTCGAAATCATTCACAGAATAGGCATACCCATCGGTCTTCATCTGGTAGACCTCACCATCAATAACGATCATTTCGCCATCTAAAGCATCGAATGTCCCAAGACCAAGATCCCCTTGCTCTTTCAGTTCACCGATAGTCATTTGCCCTTCATAGAGACCTTCAAGCAGTGCATCGATGGTCGATGCCTGGAACAGGACATCATCCTGCAAATTGCTTTGGTCAATATTCGGGGTATCCGGAGTATTCGGAGCATCATCAACACAACCGGATAACACCAACATTCCGGATACAAACAATAAACAAACAAATAATTGAACTGCCTTTTTCATTTTTGAACCTCTTTCAGTATAACATAATTAATATGTTTATAAATAACTAATCTGATCGCAATCGTTGTTTGGCTCTTGAAGTCTGGAAAATAAATGTGAAACATATGAAAGTGTATCTAAAAAATAACGTATAATTCTAATAAAACGGCTCACAATAGCAAAAGCAGTTGTACCTGCCAAATTTGGAGTATGGCAAAATTAGTAGATGAAAAATAGGACATCTTTATTTAAAATACGAAACATATATAAGTAATATGCATTTACTGATAAAATGAAAAGATATATATTGGCTTTTTTGGTATGATACCAAAGATGTGCACGAAAAGAAAAAGCTGAAATGATCCCCGCCGCAGGATGGATAGCATGAACAGAAATATCAAACTCATATTAAGTATCTGTACTTTATTTGTAGCTGTATTCATGTCCGGTTGCATCGACCAGACAGAAGAGAATGCCAGTCAGGAAGATGTTCTCGTTGTTGCAGTAAGCATATTACCACAACAGGAATTTGTAGAAAAAATTGCCGGAGACAGGATAAATGTCGTTGTCCTGATTCCACCCGGAGCAAGTCCTGCCACCCATGAACCAACCGCAGGTCAACTGAGGGATGTAGCTGATGCAAGAGCATATTTTACAGTGGGATCAGGATTGCCTTTTGAGAACGTCTGGCTTGAGAAGATCGAGACAGTGAACGAGGACATGCTGATCGTAGACTGCTCAGAAGGGATCCCGATAATTGAAATGCATGAAGAAGAGCATGAAGAGGAACAAGATACTGAGGTAAACGAGGAAGAAACTGGTCACGACCATGGAGGAGTTGACCCTCATATCTGGACATCCCCAATGAATGCTAAGATAATGGTAGAGAACACATACCTTGGCCTTATAAAGATAGATCCTGATAACCGCGACTTCTACTTGCAGAACAAAGATGCTTACCTGAAAGAACTGGACGAAGCTGATGCCAGAATCAGAGCCACTCTTGGAGGAGACGGCGGCAGTTTCATGACATACCACCCTTCCTGGGACTACTTTGCAACTGAATATGGACTCGATATGATAACTATCGAGGAAGAAGGAAAGGAGCCAAGCCCAAAGGACATGCAAAGGCTTATTGATGAAGCCGAAGAGAAAAATATCAAAGTGATATTCGTGCAGGCACAATTCAGCACACAGAGCGCTGGAGCGATAGCATCTGAAATCGGTGGCGAAGTTGTAACAGTGGACCCGCTGGCAAAAGATTACATAAATAATCTTGACATTATCACCGAAGCATTTTCACAGGGCATTACAAAAGACTGAGGGATCAAATGACAGAAGTTATCAGCCTCAAGGATGTATGGGTAAAATATGACAAGCTCACCGTACTGGAAGATGTGAACCTGACCGTTGAAGAAGGAGACTTCCTGGGAATAATAGGACCCAACGGTGGTGGGAAAAGTACATTATTAAAAGTCATCCTGGGATTGATAAAACCACAAAAGGGAGAAGTGAAAGTTCTCGGCAAAAATCCGAAGAAGGCACACCGTACCATCGGATATGTGCCACAGTACGGCCCCTCTAACATTGATTTCCCTATAAGTGTGTGGGAAGTCGTTCTTATGGGACGCCTGGGAACGAAAGGATTGTTCCGGCATTACAATGACGAGGACCTGAAAGCAACACATGAAGCACTCGAAATTGTTGATATGCTCGAGTTTCGCGACAGGCAGATAGGAGAGCTTTCGGGCGGCCAGCGCCAGAGAGTATTCATTGCACGTTCTCTTGTAAGTGATCCAAAGGTCCTTCTTTTAGATGAACCTGCAACAGGTATTGATACCAGGATGCAAAAAGAGTTCTACGAACTTCTGGAGAAGCTTAAGTCAGAGGTGACAATTATCATGGTATCCCACGACATAAGCGCAGTATCGGTCCTTGTTAACAAGATCGCATGCCTTAATGGGAAACTACATTACCATGGCTCAAAGGAGCTTATACCCGAAGATATTGAACAATCCTACGGATGTCCTGTAGAGCTTATTGCGCACGGAGTCCCACACAGGGTATTACATAAACATTGAGAGGAACTTCAATGATAGAGCTTTTACAATACGAGTTTATGACAAATGCCCTTATTGCAGGCTTGCTGGCAAGTATCGCATGCGGGATAATTGGCGTTTATGTTGTGGTAAAGAAGATCGTATTCATCAGTGGCGGTATCGCACACGCTTCCTTCGGAGGTATTGGTATCAGCTACTTCCTCGGGATCAACCCAATATTCGGTGTTCTCCCCTTCAGCCTTTTCTCAGCCCTGACAATGGGAACCATCAGTAAAAGATCGGATGTTCCGGAAGACACTATCATTGGAATTCTCTGGTCTCTTGGAATGGCGATAGGGATCATATTCATCGGATGGACACCCGGTTATGCACCTGACCTTATGACATACCTGTTCGGTAATATATTGACCGTGCCAGGTTCGGATATCTACCTGATGCTGGCACTCGATGCAGTGATAATAGGTACTGTATATGTACTTTATAAAGAGTTCATGGCACTGTGCTATGATGAGGAGTTCTCCAAAGTATCAGGAGTTCCTACGGAAAAATTATACCTTTTGCTACTATGCCTTATTGCACTGACAGTCGTAGTGATGATACGCGTGGTCGGACTGATACTTGTGATAGCCCTTCTTACGATCCCTGCAGCATTGAGCCGTCAGTATACCAGCAACATGAAGACCATGATGTATCTCTCCATACTGTTCGGTGCTACATTCACCATAACCGGATTGATATTATCATACTATTTTGATATCGCATCCGGTGCGACCATCATTATAGTAATGGCCACTGCATACCTTTTAAACATAGCATTACAGAAATGGAAAACAGTTTCAGACAACTGATATGATAGCCTAGATATTAAAAGGTGTAATGACAATCAATATCGAACATGTAGAAAGATTAGCTTCTGAATGTTCCGGATACCTTTGCAACAGATGTGTTCAAGCTTTACGGAATTGAGATCGAAAAGCTTGAAATGTATTATAAACACGGACATTCATACCGCCATTGAAGCATTTACTTGATGATTCAGCATGTTTCCAACAAAATTTTAGTCCTGGAAATACTCTTTTTTTGCATAATGTGCATGAAATTTGACAATTATGTATAAATTAAAATACAAAAAGATGTGACGATCTTAAATATAATAATTCTATTAGTAATATTAAAATTAGAAAATTAAATATTTTTTCAGTAACGTTAATATCGCATTATCCGCTTTTAAGATTGGAGTCATATGAATTGGATGCAGATCCCATTAAGATCTAAACTTGTTCTTGCTGCTGTTGCAGGAGTTCTTCTTGTAATGGTACTGACAACTACTATCACGATAACAACTCAGATCTCAGTGCAGGAAGAGCTTGCTCATCAGCAAGCCATTGAGATCACAAAGAGCTATGCGAACAAGTTCGATGGAGACATGCGTTCCGACCTTGCGATCGCTCGTTCGATCAGCTCCACGCTGAGTGAATACGAGTCATCGGACAGGGATGAGATTAACAGGATACTATACGCGATCCTGGAAGATAACCCACATCTTTTGGGAACCTATGTGTGCTATGAGCCAAATGCTTTTGATAGCAAGGATACTGATTTTGCAAACTTTGAAGGTTATGACAGCACCGGCAGGTTTGCACCATACTGGCACAAGATCAATGAAAGCATTGGACAGGACTATTTGCAGGATTGCGAAAGTTATGATTACTACCTCTATCCAAAGGTCTTCAAAGAGGCTGTGATCACCGATCCATACTTCTACGACGGAATATTTATGGTCAGCTATGCATCGCCCATAATAAAAGACGGAGAATTCATAGGTGTCGGAGGAGTTGACGTCTCATTGGACTATATGGATGAGATCGTAAGTCAGGTCACAGCATTCGACACAGGGTATGCCATCATGACCGGCAGTTCCGGGCTTATACTCTCCCAGCCACATAATAAGGACTGGATCGGATACAAGACGATCTATGATTATGGAAATGATGAACTCTCCAAGGCTGCAGAGGATATCAAACATAAGAAAAGTGGTTACGTCAATACGATCGATCCGGTCACCGGCAAAGAGATCGTAGTTTTCTACGAGCCAATAGAGTCTAAGAACTATGGTTTTTTCCTCGTAATACCAAAAGAGGAAATGCTTGAAGGTACTTTTGCAATCAGGGATAAGCTGATAGCGATCGGAATCCTTTCGATTTTCTTTACAAGTATTGCAGCATACCTTGCTTCACGAACTGTAACCGGATCTATAGACGATATTGTAAATGATTTTAAGGAAATGGCGGATTCCGTAGCTGATGGAGAATTGAACATCAGGGCTAACACGCATATCGACGAGGATTTCAAGAAGATACCGGAAGGTCTCAACCATATCCTCGATGGAGTAGTGGTGCCGATACATGAAACTACAAGAGTTGCAGTTGAACTTTCAAAAGGGCATTTAGATGCCCGGTTCGAAGGTGAAACTGAAGGAGAATTCAATCAACTCGCCCAATCGATCAATTATTTCGCTAAACTTTTAGATGTCATCATAAATGAGTCTAATGAAGTTCTTTCAGCAATGGAAAAGGAGGATTTCTCCCGGAGAGTACATTTCCACGGTCATGGCGACCTGAAATTACTTACAGAAGGTATCGAACAGACACGCCTGTCACTACAACAGGCAAGTATCGATCGCCAGATAGCGGAACAGGAACTTAAAGAGTATGCACGGAAGCTAGAACAGTCCAATGAGCTTAAAGACATGTTCACAGACATTATGCGTCACGATCTGTTAAACCCTGCAAGTGTCATAAAAGGATTTACAGAACTGCTTCTTATGACCGAGGAGAATGAGCAGACAAAACGGTTCCTCGAAAGGATATGGAATAACAATAATAATCTCATTGAAATGATCCACTCCGCTGCAGAGTTTGCTAAAGTGGAAAGCTCCGATGAACTTGAACTCAAGTTACAGGATATAACAAATATCATCGAACATTCAATGGAGATACTGACCACACAAGCCAGTAACAAAGAGATGGTCATCGAATTCAATGAAAAGGAACCACATTATGTGCTGGCCAACCCGATCATTGAAACTGTGTTCACTAACCTGATCTCAAATGCGATCAAATACAGTCCTGAAAAAAGCGAAGTTGTCATCGAGATCAAAGAAAGCGGGGAATTCACAGAAATCACGGTCACTGACTTTGGCGAGGGTATCAAGGATGAACATAAAACAACTGTCTTTGATCGCTTCAAGAGAGTGAACAAAACAGGAGTAAAGGGATCAGGACTTGGGCTTGCCATCGTCAAGAGAACCATTGAGCTCCATGGAGGAGATGTTGGCGTGAGAGATAATCCTTCAGGAAAAGGTTCTGTATTCTTTGTGAAGTTGAAAAGATATACCGATGAGCTCGAAGATTAAACTGGCAAAACTTATTAATTCGAACAAGATCAATTTAATTATGGGATAAGTTGTAGCTATTCAAGCGGATATCCACATAATATGATCATTGCCTACGAAGATTGATGTCCCATACCCACTAGCAGTAGCTTCAATAAGTAACTGAATATGTGCGGGGAGATTTTATGAAAGGTTTGCCAGACAAACTGCTTAATAGCCTGTATAAAGGAATCTGGGCTGTTGATATCAACAACAAATTCATCTATTTCAATGAAGGAATGGAAGAAATAACCGGCCTTTCACGAAATAAGATCATTGGAAAGGATCTTAAATACTTCATGGAGCTGGCACAGCTCAGTGTGGGGGATGAAGGACATTTCAGGGAATTGGCAGTTCGTGTAAAAGATACGCTGAAACCTTCCCGTTACCACTCATTACAATTTCTGACACCCGAAGGGAAGCTTAGCATCCAGAGCGGGCATATTTTCCCGATGATAAACAGGGATGACAAGTACTCCGGAATAATATGTACTGTGGAGAGCTTTTCAGAGCAGAAGATCCGTGAAAAGACCTTCAAGGATATGTTAAGCTCAAAGAAAAAACTTGAAGATATCTACAAGAACAGTCCCGTGGTTGCATTCCTCTGTACAGCAGAAAAGGACTGGCCGATTGAATTCATTTCAGATAACATATCCCAATTTGGATACACACCCGAAGATTTTACATCAGGGCGACTTATATTCGGAGATTTAATCCATCCGGATGATCTTGATCTTGTACGCATGGATGTCTCAAAACTTGAAGGTGAAGGAAAGCAGTTCTTTTCAATGGAATATCGCATGCTGACCAAGTCCAGTGAGATAAGATGGGTAGTTGAAAGATCGCTACTTGGATTTGATGAGGAGAAGAGGCCATCCTATTACCAGGGCATCTTCATAGACATTACCGAACGTAAACTGGCCGAAGAAGCCCTTCTTGAAAGTGAGAAAAAGTACAGGTTCATTTTCGAGAACTCGCCACTTGGAATACTCAATTTCGACGATAATGCAAACATAAGCCATTGTAATGATAATATTGTAAAAATCATGGGTATTCCAAAGGACAGGGTCATCGGTATGAACATGATAAGAGACATCGATGATAGGGAGATGAAAGAAGCTGTCAAGGCGATTTTCTCGAGAAAGTCCGGGCATTACGAGGGAAAGTACAGGAACCCCTTAAGCGGAAAGGTCACGCCTATAAAAGCCGATTACAGTCCGAACATCTCAGATGATGGAAAACTGCTGGGTGGTGTAGGGATCGTTGAGGATATCACAGCCCGCATAGAAGCAGAAGAAGCACTGAAGAAGTATGCAGAGGAACTTGCAGCTGCCAATGAGGAACTCAAGACCCTCGACAGGATGAAGGACCAGTTCCTGTCCAATGTAAGCCATGAGCTGAAAACGCCTCTTACATCGATCAAAGGTTATACCGAACTTATCTCCGAAGAATCTCTCGGACCTCTGACCGATAAGCAGAAAGAAGTGGAAACCACCGTACTTCGAAATGCTGAAAGACTTAAGAGACTTGTGGAATCGCTGTTATTCATAAGCAGGGTACAGTCCGGCAATGTGAAATACGTGTTTGAGCCAACCTCGATTGCAGAGATCATCGACATGACACTCCTTGACCTTAAGATACAGATCGATCAGAATAAACTCAATGTGAAGAGGAGGATCCCGGACAATCTACCGTTAATAAACGGTGATAAGGACAAGCTCACAGACATGATCACCAATATCGTGGACAATTCCATCAAATTCACACCCGAAGGCGGAACACTTACCTGCACTGTTATAGAGGAAGAGGAATACCTGCACATTATCCTGAAAGATACAGGCATCGGAATACCCCCCGACCTCATCCCCATGCTCTTCCAGCGTTTCTACCAGATAGATGCCACCAGAACACGCAAATATGGTGGTACAGGTCTTGGGCTATATATTTGTAAGGAGATCGTTACAGCCCACAAAGGCAAGGTGTGGGCAAAAAGCGAAGGTGAGAACAAAGGAACGGAGATCCATATCCAGTTGCCTAAATAAGTAGGATTTCCTGGCTTCTGCTAAAGCTTCCCCTTTTTTCATTTAATACCCATTTATCCCTGGTTTCATCAATAGACACCGGGATGTTAAAGGAAACCGATTCGTTTTTAAGTCTTTGTGGCATACCACGCTACATAACCTGATAAATATGTAGGTATTAGATAATCCCGAGGTATTTAATGAGCGATATTTTAAGAAGAGGACGACTGGCGTCCGTCCCTGATGAAGAGATCATAGAGTACACCTCATCAATGAGCGCTGACAGGTGGATATTCAATTCTGATATCCTTGTAGATCTTGCACACACGGTCATGCTCAAAGAGAGAAATGTGATAAAGGCAGAGGACTGCCGGAAGATACTGGAAGGTCTCCTTAAGATCAGAGAGGAAGGCATCGAGAAGCTCGACCACACTTATGAGGATATTCACATTTCACTTGAATCAAGGCTCATTGACATGGTAGGAGAAGATACCGGGGGACGTATGCACTCCGGAAGGTCACGCAACGACGAGGTTGCTACCTGCATCAGGCTTACGCTCAGGGATGAACTCTTATTGATCATGGAAGACCTGATCGGACTGCGCAACACGCTGATAGATGTAGCTTCGGAAAACGTCGAAACGCTCATGCCGGGATTCACACACCTGCAACACGCACAGCCAACCACACTGGCGCACCACCTTACAGCACATGCAAATGCCATCGGTCGTGACTTTGAGCGCACAAGGGACTGCTACTCACGCGTGAACAGAAGCCCGCTTGGTGCTGCTGCTTTTGCATCCACAGGCTTTGACCTTGACAGGGAGAGGACAAGAACACTTCTAGGTTTCGACGGTATCGTTGAGAACTCCATGGATGCCGTAAGCTCCCGGGATTTCCTGATAGAGACAGCATCGGTTTTCGCAAATCTCATGATAAACCTTAGCAAAATGGCCGAAGAGCTTGTGATCTGGTCCACATCCGAATTCGCGTTCATTGAACTGGATGACAGGTATGCATCCACTTCATCCATAATGCCTCAGAAGAAAAATCCTGATACTGCTGAACTGTTGAGAGGAAAGAGCGGTGTTGCCATAGGTTCATTGATGTCGCTGATATCAATCTGCAAGGGATTGCCATTAAGCTATAACCGCGACCTGCAGGAAGCAACGCCGAACATCTGGCGCTCCTTGAAG harbors:
- a CDS encoding PAS domain S-box protein produces the protein MKGLPDKLLNSLYKGIWAVDINNKFIYFNEGMEEITGLSRNKIIGKDLKYFMELAQLSVGDEGHFRELAVRVKDTLKPSRYHSLQFLTPEGKLSIQSGHIFPMINRDDKYSGIICTVESFSEQKIREKTFKDMLSSKKKLEDIYKNSPVVAFLCTAEKDWPIEFISDNISQFGYTPEDFTSGRLIFGDLIHPDDLDLVRMDVSKLEGEGKQFFSMEYRMLTKSSEIRWVVERSLLGFDEEKRPSYYQGIFIDITERKLAEEALLESEKKYRFIFENSPLGILNFDDNANISHCNDNIVKIMGIPKDRVIGMNMIRDIDDREMKEAVKAIFSRKSGHYEGKYRNPLSGKVTPIKADYSPNISDDGKLLGGVGIVEDITARIEAEEALKKYAEELAAANEELKTLDRMKDQFLSNVSHELKTPLTSIKGYTELISEESLGPLTDKQKEVETTVLRNAERLKRLVESLLFISRVQSGNVKYVFEPTSIAEIIDMTLLDLKIQIDQNKLNVKRRIPDNLPLINGDKDKLTDMITNIVDNSIKFTPEGGTLTCTVIEEEEYLHIILKDTGIGIPPDLIPMLFQRFYQIDATRTRKYGGTGLGLYICKEIVTAHKGKVWAKSEGENKGTEIHIQLPK
- the argH gene encoding argininosuccinate lyase, with the translated sequence MSDILRRGRLASVPDEEIIEYTSSMSADRWIFNSDILVDLAHTVMLKERNVIKAEDCRKILEGLLKIREEGIEKLDHTYEDIHISLESRLIDMVGEDTGGRMHSGRSRNDEVATCIRLTLRDELLLIMEDLIGLRNTLIDVASENVETLMPGFTHLQHAQPTTLAHHLTAHANAIGRDFERTRDCYSRVNRSPLGAAAFASTGFDLDRERTRTLLGFDGIVENSMDAVSSRDFLIETASVFANLMINLSKMAEELVIWSTSEFAFIELDDRYASTSSIMPQKKNPDTAELLRGKSGVAIGSLMSLISICKGLPLSYNRDLQEATPNIWRSLKTTRTSVRVMSGMIATMNINKENMAGLATAGFTTATELADTMVRVCDIPFRTAHQIVGVLARGNGEPTLGEIDAVAHNVIGESLSGRGLTEQMVTEALDPILNVRKRTVTGGPSPDAMQQLISNCKARSTEDEDSLNELKTNVDSAMETLFGVVDDCRNT